Proteins from one Ranitomeya variabilis isolate aRanVar5 chromosome 1, aRanVar5.hap1, whole genome shotgun sequence genomic window:
- the FOS gene encoding protein c-Fos, whose protein sequence is MYHGIHSNPDYEAASSRCSSASPTGDSLTYYPSPAASFSSLGSPLTPTEFSAESSSSFVPTVTAISTSPDLQWLVQPTLISSVAPSQSRAHPYGASPAFSHTGVIKGSSGRGQSHGRRGKLEQLSPEEEEKRKVRRERNKMAAAKCRNRRRELTDTLQAETDDLEDQKSALQAEIANLLKEKEKLEFILAAHKPACKIPHDLEGAFQDLTSSLDLGLLSDVTCTSSSEATAEPLFPVDISQSSVPEKETTQLQVPLDLKSEPLDEFLFSSPVAGVTDAARSVPDVDLSSTLYAADWEPLYSTLSAELEPLCTPVVTCTPTCTTYTTSFVFTYPESGAFPNCGAAHRRGSSSNEQSSDSLNSPTLLAL, encoded by the exons ATGTACCACGGAATCCACAGCAACCCCGACTATGAGGCGGCCTCGTCTCGCTGCAGCAGCGCCTCCCCGACTGGAGACAGCCTGACTTATTACCCGTCACCGGCCGCTTCTTTCTCCAGCCTCGGCTCTCCGCTAACCCCGACG GAGTTCAGTGCGGAGTCCAGCAGCAGTTTTGTCCCCACGGTCACAGCCATCTCCACCTCTCCAGACCTGCAGTGGTTGGTGCAGCCCACCCTCATCTCCTCTGTGGCCCCCTCACAGTCCAGGGCACATCCTTACGGGGCCTCTCCAGCATTCAGCCACACTGGAGTAATAAAAGGATCATCTGGACGAGGCCAGAGCCATGGAAGGAGGGGAAAGCTGGAGCAG CTTTCtcctgaggaggaggagaagagaaaaGTCAGGCGGGAAAGGAACAAAATGGCAGCAGCTAAATGCCGTAACCGTCGCCGTGAGCTGACAGACACCCTCCAGGCT GAGACGGACGATCTGGAGGATCAGAAATCTGCGCTGCAGGCCGAGATCGCTAATCtactgaaggagaaggaaaagcTGGAGTTCATCTTGGCGGCACATAAACCAGCCTGCAAGATTCCACATGACCTGGAGGGGGCATTCCAGGACCTGACCTCCTCCCTGGACCTGGGCCTCCTCTCTGATGTCACCTGCACTTCCAGCTCTGAAGCTACGGCTGAGCCCCTCTTTCCAGTAGACATTTCACAGTCTTCCGTTCCAGAGAAGGAGACCACCCAGCTGCAGGTCCCTCTAGACCTAAAATCTGAGCCCTTAGACGAATTCCTCTTCAGCTCCCCTGTTGCTGGAGTAACTGACGCTGCCCGCTCTGTGCCGGATGTGGACCTGTCTAGCACCCTGTACGCTGCTGACTGGGAGCCTCTGTACAGCACACTGTCTGCGGAGTTGGAGCCGCTGTGCACTCCGGTTGTTACCTGCACGCCGACGTGCACCACCTACACCACCTCGTTTGTCTTCACCTACCCGGAGTCTGGCGCTTTCCCTAACTGCGGAGCAGCCCATCgcagaggaagcagcagcaatgagCAGTCCTCAGACTCTCTGAACTCGCCCACTCTACTAGCATTGTAG